GGGTCTAAGCTCGTATACAACACGCTGCTGTGTGAGGCGGTCCTCGAAGAGACACAGCAAAATGCGTGGAAGCTCAGCACGGACAGGAACACGGCTATGAACATCACGCTCACACGCAGGGCAAACGTAAaacgtcttcctctgcgcgaaACGTGCTTCGTTACAAAGATACTGCCCCCCTCAACCAAAGCCTCGACAGTCCTTTGCTTCACAGtttcctccctctgcgtgCACGCATTCCGTTCTCCCTCATCTACTGTTCCGCCCTCTTTTTCACTTCGAATCTCTCTCCGCTTTTTCGCCGGATTTTTCAACCCCCAGCTGCTTTAAACCACGGGGTGtccgaagaggccgcgccgcgcgcttccgcgaCTCCCTCTCTCgggttttctttcttttctcacTTCACGGCCGGgggggcgcgtcgcgcgttcTGCCTGGCACTGAGCGCGCTGAGGACAGCCTCGGCCTCAGCGACCTCCCAGAAGTCGACGGTCGCTTGAATCCACGCGCGGTCCACCTCTCCGGGACTGGCTGCCCCGTCTCCATGTCCTCTGTTCTCTGTCTCTTGTTCTCCCGGCCTGGCCTGCGCAGCCGACAGCTCTCcgtccgcggcagcctcggcgctgcgcctcgcgccttcgccgcccgtCTTCCCACAGGCCGACTCTgtcccgccgccctcgccacCCGGGAACtctttttcgcgcgcgcagggcgcgagaCTGAGCGTCtggagcaggcgcagagagccctggagcgcggcgtctctcagCTCGCGGCGAACAGCCAGCGTCCGCCGCACAGACGCCGgcacgcccgccgcgccggccttccgccgccgccgcggagacgcggcgcgagcgtgggcggcgagcaaatcggcggcggagggagccggcggggagcgagaggccgccgccgtttccgcggccgcggtgttcgccagcgcagaggagggcgagcagggcggagacgacgcgagtGACAAGCAGGGCGAAGAgctggagagcgagaaggaaagcTCGTTCTCACTCGACAGAAAGGAGCACCGAGAAAACGAatcgcgccgctctccctgccgcgcgagcttcttccagcgccgcttcccggcggcgccgcgccccagCAACTCCGACAGACAAAAACCCTCCAgctcgagctcctcctcaCTTAAACTCtcgtcctctgtctccgcggagtccggttcgctctcgctctcgctgcacAGCGACTTGCCTTCGCTAGTCTCCGCGCTGGCGGACGTCGTGcgccgggcgaggagggcgcgggagCGGTCACTTTGAAGGAagaacggcgacgcctccttGACGCATGTGTCGCGGGAGGCCTCTGCTCGCTTGCAGCTCCCTGTCCCACCTTCGAGACCGGTTCCGTCCCGCTGGAAGCCCGCGCGCCCCTCCTCACGTCTTTCGGCttctccgcatgcgcgcgtgtctgcgcggccttcgccttgcgCTCGTTCATGTGGCAAGCCCCCCCGACCTCGCAActttcgcttccttcttcgcagaAAACCACATGactccctctcgcctccacTTTAGCGACTGCGGCAAGCGCCTCAACCTGCTCGACTGGGACGACGCAGGAAGCCAACAGGCTTGGGCGGGCTTCTCTGCCGGCGACGTGGATCGCGTCCTCTCGCTTCACGATACCTCGCTGTCTGCattcgctctctcgctcccCTTCCTGGACacctccttcttcctctccgtcttGCCCTGCTTCGGGCTGCCCATCGCTCGGGACGACGCGATCTCTTTTTTTGCTGACGGCAGCCTTCTGCTGGATTCTgtcgagctgcgcctgcaggtcgtcgttctccgcgtcgcgcgacactccgtcgacgccgcgcgcgagagggaagCCGCAGCTGGAGACTGCAGTTTCACTCGAAGGGTTCCGCGCGCGGACTGAAGGGAGGCTCAGAGAGCTTGCCTGTGGCGGCACCCCACATCCGCTCGCACTCTCCCTCTGGTTGGGCTCCTCAGCGACAGGAGGcgagaccgcggcggcgaggcagaccgacgaggagaaagagaaggagagagcagagggcactgcggcggaggcgtccgTCGCGGTGGCGGCacacgagggagaggctgcgaacgagaaggagagcgcagaggacgccgacgcgcagaccgcctgcgccgcgctcgtggacgccggcagcgacgcagagaggaagggcGGGGTCGCCGCGCAACAGGGGGAGGCAGCCAcggcgcgccctctctcgGGCACCGCGTAGCCATGGCGTGAAGACGCGAGGGAGGGCAGGCAGACGGCACAGGCAGCTTGCGCCGACGGCGGTTTCAGCGAttggaaagaagaagagatgCAACAGGGAGACTGcagcgacggaggagacgagaggaAAGCGGAGGAATACGGACAAGGCGATGCGCACGCCGAGCCGTGGGGCgaaggagcgccgccgcacagctGCTCGCTGGGCGacccgcggcgacagcgacaccCCGAGGAAGCCGCCGAGTACGCGGaaacgaaggagaaggatgaacacgacagcgaagagagcgggTCTAGGGACGAACTGGAGCACGTAGTTGTCTGGTCGGGGGAGATGCACGGAGCCGACACGCCTTTTAGGAGGTGGTGGTGGCTTACTGGAGCCACCGAGGCGCATGTGcagggcgcagacgacgcgaaagacgagcagagcgaaggcgcagaggaagctgcagcgaggaACCGAccccgcggctctctccgGTTAGCCTGCGGACGCTCAGGCGCACTCGGCTCGCTGCTCAGAAGCGACTCCATCCACACAGGACGCTCCTTCTCCTGGTGCATCACAAGCAGCTCTCcccccgcgtcctcttcgagATGCTCCGCCTGGTGTGCCGTCTCTTCATCCCGGTATACCGGAGCAGAGGGAACTCCACGCGACGAACAACCGTCGACGAAGCGTGCATGGATGTTTGTCGGCGTCCccggtctccgcctcctgccggctgctgcctgcggcgagccgtgtacatacacctgaGACGAGAGCCGCGCGTGGCCAGGCGAAGCTCCTCGCgtgtcgcggcgcttctgcggaCGCCCTGCTTCTCGCTGATGACTGTTTTCTATCTCTGGAAAGCTCTGGAGGTCTTTGCAGACCCGCGCAGATGCCAGTCCCGCTGCGGACAGGGGCCTCGTGCCCGCGACGTCCACGCGGCTTCGACTCAGACAAGCGCCTTTCCTCACGGCCACCGTTGGCGAGCTGGGCTCCCACGCGCAAGCGTCGGCGTCCCCAATTCGCCATATGTGGTCGTCTTcctgtcgtcttcgtctcgaCGCTTCCGCGCTGTGGCTTCCCTCGTCTGCTGGGgtttcctccgcttcgcacCGCGTCCCTGGCCGGCCTGCGTAGAACTGCAGCGAGCGAGCCCTCGAACTCCGGTTCCACTCAAAGTGTTTCGACCGAGCGCAAGAGACACCTCCTCTCGCGTCATGCTCTCGTTGCCGCAGCCTGCGTGCTCCCACGCGCGCTCTCGTCTCTTCGCGCATCGAGACCGCGGCCTCCAGTGAGCAGGAGCCTgaccgcgagagagacagaggaggcgcatcatagcgagagagcgacggcgaggcgaagcgctcCTCGGTGCGCGGCAGATCGCACGCAGGTCGTCCCcacggagagaggaagggcgacgacggtgGAGACGGAGAAGTGCGGAAGGGGCTCGcgacaggaggcggcgagaacTGGGCAGGATTCGGTGAAGACGAGGGGGAGGCAAACTGGCTCGCAGCGGAAGGCCAGATGTGGAAgggacgaggcagagagagagaagagcgacagGGGCGCcccggaggcgagggagacgcaggagacAGGCCAAGCGGGTTGATGGAGGGCGAAGGCTGGTAGGGGAGAAACGGAGAAGACGGGGGAGACGGGGACGCGTGGAAAGCaaagagcgaggaagaagatggTGCaaaggacgaggaggaggcagacaggAACGTGGAACAAGTCAGCGAGGGCGAAAACGAGGAGCAGAACGCATAATGCGACgccggaggctgcagagggtcGACCTCGGGGGGTGAGAccgacagagaaggcgacggtCTAGGGCTTAGCGAACGAGAgggagcgacgaggcgatgcgaagagaaagaggaggggtaatgcctctgcggctcgtGCTGCCGAGGCATCATCTTGCCAAAGGGGAAGCTCCACAAAAAATCTACAGATAAACACGTGTAGGGTGTTGGGGTTCCGTTCCCGCCTGCCGGCGAGGAAAAACACACTCCATGCTTCACCCGAGgcgtacgtacaccgcagatgaggtgtacgtacactaCAGATGAGCCGAAGCGGACTAGGATTGAAGACCGGCACACGCggcagacagcagcgagaTAGCGGACGAGAGGCGAAAACGCCCTTCAAACGCACAGCAGCACTTGTGAGGCCGCCGGAGAGGAGCAAGGCAAGCACGCAGAAGAATATGAAAAAAGTTCAAAAACGACAACAAAGCATCCGAGACATTCAGTTCCAAGGTACAATGCACTGGGGCCGGACACCCGGGCGGGCAGCCAGGCAGGACACAAATCCTGAAGAACCTCCGTGAACGTGCCGTGAAAACCTTCCTTGTGGGTTTGCCGTTATACTGCGGAGACGGTTTCTTATTTCCCTGGTTTGTTCCCAAACAGAGACTAGTGGGAAATGGGATTTTTCCTGAAAAGGCTcggggggagaggcggagggcggatGGAGAGCCGGTGTAAAGAACGAGGCAAGGAATTGCGGTGCCCTCACAATGAGAACCAGCACTAGACTAACAAAAAGACATGAAGCCAAAAATTTGCCAGTATGCAAAAGGAAAGCGCGAACTTTAGTGGCGAAGCTGCTTCTCCCTTTCTCCCCATTCTCGCGTCCCGTCTCTCTGTCCGCACACGGCGGCCGAGCCCTggcgaagggggggggatAGTGGAGGAGGGCCAAATGCACGTGAAAAAGCCACGAAACACAggcaaaaaagaaaaaacacgcATCCCGTCTTGTTTGAAAAAGGGAAAAGccgaaggaaaaggaaagacaGGAGAAaacgggcggcgcagcgagcgacggcCCCGGCGGGAAAGGCACCTCAAGACACGCCCAGCGTGTCGCCACACCGAGagaggggaagggggggggaaaggaAGAGGTCTGGCCtcgcacgcgggcgccggagcCAGAGACGATGGAAACTCAAATTTCTGGTCTCGAAACGCCTCCATCTGCATTACTAGAGGACATTCTAAATCTCTGCCGAAGTCTCCACCCGCTTCTCTTGATCAGTTGTCTCCCTTTTTCCTCTCACGACTAACAGGGAGACTGAGCAGGACGGAAGGGACCGCAGAGGGAAGCAGGGGCAGGGCCGAGgcctcgtgcgcctcgcgggcgcaaGCGCACTGGAGTGACACTGAGCGCACGCATCACGAGTCTGCTAGCCCAATGCCAATCGTTTCGAGTTTCCGCCCCATTCGCCGTCGACCCGCGAGGCGGTTCAGATCTGAGAAGCTCCCTGTCGAGAGCTTCTCGCTAGGCGCTGTAAGCGACACGGTTCAGGTTCCAGATTCGGCCTTCAGGTCCCTCCCAATCTGGCCGACTACTCCGAGTGGCTGAGGGCACACAGAGGGGTGTGCCGTCGGTGTGTCTGCGACACTACAGAAAGCATGACGTAGCCATAGTTTTGGCGTTCGTACGCCTGCAAGGAGCGTGGACTTAAGTCCTGCGGCAATCGCGCGAGAAAgcctgcgcgtgtgccgcgcccgcgagctgtCGGTCGCGTGAGCCGAAAACTATGGCAGAAGGGCACCTCGACGTCTGTCGGATGTCCTGCGCGTGGGCACGCCGTCCTACGGGCTGGTCATTACGATGTAGAGCTCGAAAAAACCCCGAACGGGCCGGGCCGCACGCACATAGCCGTGATAGGACCCGACGACCACCGAGTCCTTGGCGGCCGGCTCCTGTGGGAGTCCACTGCCGGGTAAGGTTTCTTGCACAGAGTTTCGCCTTGCGTTTGAACTCTGAGGCTGTCGGAATGGCGAACCACGTCCGAGCTGAGTCAAATGCACGCTGCCCCGCTGTAAAAACTTTCTCAACTACCTCGGGGTGACAAGCAGCCCCCCGCGCGCCAAGCTCTGCTTCAACTCGTAACATAGTGGAAACACCCGTGCAGAGGCTCTGCACAGCAACTGGCATCGCCTTTTGGCGCTGCGTGAGCCACGTGCGCGCCGCTTCATCCTCTATCCCGGCTTACAGACCCGTGTTCACTCGAGCGAGCTTGCCGGTTTCGCCCTGCCTTAACTTCGCCGTTCGTGTAAAGCTAGACGCAGCGGACTTAGTTTCAGTGTCTTGAGGCTCGGATGAGTGGCGAGTCCCGCCGAAGAAAGAGATGACGGGTACGTGCGCAAGGGGTCTCTGGCTGAGCAGGGCAATGACACCTGAGGCAAGTGATGCGCGTTGAGAGACATATCGCGGTTCTCTGTGCGTAACGGCAACCGTGTCGCAGGGGAAAGCTACGAGACCCGCACAAGGCGCCAAAACACTTGCGTCTCTGTACCGGCTTCCCGTCTGCCTCAGTTGTCCTCTCCTGCGAAGCCTCTTTcagccgcgaggcgtccgcggTCTGGGTCAGGGTTCCAGTGCGTTCTCTGAAAAGGGCGATCCATGCTGCGCCCACTTAGCCTCGGGATGTTCTACTGCAAGCATCACAACCTGAAAAGGCCGCTAGCACAAACCGAAAAAGCTTTTTGTCCAGTTGTATCTCATTtaaacatatatattcgtctctctctctacatGTGCTCATAGATTCATAGCTATGCACCTGGACGTGCGCGTGTGTCCGCCGACTCCCTCCCCTCGCTGTGCCCTTAAGGAGCAAGAACGTGGAcaggctgaagaagagactcGCCTCTAAGTAGCCGTATCTGACGAAGAATCACTTCGGAGATGAGAGCTGTCCGCTGAAGCAGGAGGATAACGCCATTCTGCGAATCGGCTGCACGCCATCGGCGGGTATTAGCCCAGCCTGGTTGTGTCTGgcgccagcgtctcctcCCAGGCCGGCAGTGACACTCCTTCCCTTCAACTAGCTCAGCGAAGGGTATACGCGAGAGATTTCTTCACAGGGGCGAGCCAGGAGATACGCGCGGATTCACTAGGAGATCGTCCATGACTGGGAGACGCTGCCCCCGACAGAGACTTCGGCGCACACACCAGATatagagacagagagaaagacctTTCTGGGACCTGCATTGCAAAGAAAACTCCAATTGCATATGCGGAAGATCGCGCATTGTTCAACAGGAACGGATggagaggggggaaggggggggggggcgagagGGTGTGTAGATCCGGCGCCGCGATTTTTGACCCGTGCATGCACGGAAAGAGTTAGGGTCTGGCGGCCGCTCTCTTGACCAGGGACttttctgcggcgcttcACAGAGATCGTTCTCGCTACTTCGTTTTTTTAGCTCGGTGAACGTCTGCTCGCATTTTCTTTCAAGCTAAAACCTCcacagaggaggagctgctgccttCTTGCGTTTCTATCCAAGCCTTGGCGTCCGCGTGAGCTGGGTGAGACACACGAGCTTCTCCGCCAGTTCTTTCGCAGTTTCTTCCCAAGCGGTCACCGAagttttttctcctttttctcccCTTCCCAGTCCTCCGCACCCCCGAGGCTCTCCCCCCTTCGTCATCGGTCTCCTCCTTTCTCCCCTTTCGCCTCGAAGGCGAATTTCCGCATttttttcgctctcgccggctgtacccgcgtcgccgcgtaAACGTCGCACACTGCGCTGCGCAGAACGATGGTCGACTACAGCAAGTGGGATAAAATGGAAGTCTCGTCctcggaggacgaagaggcgagcccttcgcggccgcgcgtgcggcgcttcgaggagaagcagcgcgtcACGCTCGGCCCCGAAGGCTTGTCCATCGAAGGccaggaggagacgcggccgccgcggaagaaactCGAAGAACTTGActacgacgacgaagacatCGACCTGGAAGGCGAcaccgctgcagaggaggcctTCGAAGACGCGCACGAGTGGCCTCGGTGCGGGCATCTGCCGCAGTCGCCCAGCGGCTCCTCCACCCATGACGCGAGAGCGGGAatcggcctcgcgcccgcccctgcggcggagcccgcgggcgccggctcGAGTGCatctgcagctcgcgcggcgcagaggagagacgaaacGCTTCTGATCGAGAATGGAGGCGTCGTGGAGGGCCGGTACTTCTGGAGTCAGACGCGCCACGAAGTCGTCGTCGACGTTCTTCTGCCaaaaggcgcgcgaggaaaggACTTGAAGGTCGAGCTCCGCACAGACAGTTGCTGCTGTACGTACAAGGGGACCGCGGTGCTCAGTGGGGCCTTCCCGCACACCatcgaggaagacgaggacatGTGGTTTTGGGAACTCGTCGAGAAAAAAATCAACTGGAAACGACTTGCGAGGCTCGCTGAGAAAGTTAACTCggggcgagacgcagagggtcGGCAAGGAGACTCGAAACCCGCAGACGCAAAGGACAGCGAGGACGGGAGGCAgcaggaaggcgcagagaaatCTGAAGGAAAAccagaggacgaaggcgaagacgaagttGCACCCTTCTTAGAACTCAGTCTGAGAAAGAAACCTGAAGTCGCCGGCACCTACGTCTGGTGGAACTGCGTCGTCAAGGTACGCGgttcctccgcctgcgtTCTCTCACGTCTTCCCTTCGCCGACAGACTGATCCACACTCACGCGAGACATGAACGTTTGCATATTCCACTGTATGCATATGCGTAACTGCACTCCAGTTTCTTTGTTTTATCTGGTAGTGTGCAGGAGACGTGCCTTTTCGCGTAGTTCTGTCtgtcggcggcagcgcgggcgccggtggaagggttgaactgtgggttagtttcaatgcccaaggcagagcactggattggatactcagggaactgtgctcccattaataagaatcatagTATAAGccaccaggcatgcaataccaatcagataacaactgaagctagactccatgttacacttgctaatgggattcctaggttttCTGTCAGAACTACTCCGCATTCGCTTGTGTGTGTCTTCTCCGAATCGACATCTTTCTGTGCAGACGGGCGTCTGTAGATGTGTCCTTGCCTAGCTACTGATTTGCAGATCTTCAACACGCAGTGCTCTATTTTCCTTCTGAGTTCGCAGTTTTGTCTTTCTGTCGTGGGGAAGGAGCGCGTCCTTCCTGTTCCGGCGCCCCAAGAGGAACTGGCGCTTCGCGCAGCGTGCCTGGCTGCGTTCAGCCTAGCTCTTCTTTGGCGGTTCGTGCTGCGGAGCTGCAGTGTTTTAATGCCTTCGTCCTCGATATTTGCCGCTTTTTCGTTTCCAGGGCGACCCCTGCGTGGATGTCGAGAAGCTGCCAGGACGcgctgcgaaggagacgacCACGCAGAGCTTCAAAGAGGCGTGGGAGAAGGCGCACCAGATGTTCCTGGAGAAACTCAAGAACGAGCGTCGCGAGCCGATGGAAATCTAAAGTCTTCTCGTCCTCTGCATCTAGAAGCCAATCACACAGGCACACGAAACAAAAAAGTGGGGTACAGGCACGTGTGCGCGAGGATCCACGCTTGccgcgcggggcggaggACCTGTGCGAACTCCTCTGTGGCGGCAGGCGTGTGCGGGTAACTCcaaatatatctatatgcttatatatacatacgagtaatacatacatatataataCATACACGCAGAGTACATACTCATATAggatatatatacgtacatacatatatatgtacatgcatTCGTACGTGCTTATGTGCGGGCAGGCGAGAGTCGGGCATAGGGGATGCGGCCATTTGCCCGCGCCCAGTTTGGGGGGGAGGCAGGCGTaagaggagacgccggcgtgAGAGCTTTTTACACAGGGAAATTGTAGATGCAGCCTTGCGGACCTTTGATTTCTTGTCAAGAGTAACATACCGAGGCGGCGTCCCTCCTCTGGCAGGGCTCCTATTGAGGATTGCTTCACATGGAGAGCCTTCACACTGCGGCACGTGGATGACCCTGCGGGTTCAAGCAGCGAATGCCTTGAGAtccagcgagagagaaaacgatcTGCATGTCTAGGCTTTTGCGCACACGCACCTACTTACTTGCCTTCACTGCCCTGTGCCGCGAGGCAACTCCTTCTCGCTAGGCGATGTCTGCACTGTTTTCACATGCCTCGCATGCGAAGATTTTACCTCGAGTTTTTACCTCAGCGTGTTCGGGTTGGGAATTCGTTTCGGCttcagcgagaagcgagcgTCACTCGCTTCCCTGCAATTCTGTGGACACCTGCGCGTAGGGGTAGCCTCGAAACGCGTGGGAAGACTCACCAACCAAC
This portion of the Besnoitia besnoiti strain Bb-Ger1 chromosome VII, whole genome shotgun sequence genome encodes:
- a CDS encoding hypothetical protein (encoded by transcript BESB_077200), producing the protein MMPRQHEPQRHYPSSFSSHRLVAPSRSLSPRPSPSLSVSPPEVDPLQPPASHYAFCSSFSPSLTCSTFLSASSSSFAPSSSSLFAFHASPSPPSSPFLPYQPSPSINPLGLSPASPSPPGRPCRSSLSLPRPFHIWPSAASQFASPSSSPNPAQFSPPPVASPFRTSPSPPSSPFLSPWGRPACDLPRTEERFASPSLSRYDAPPLSLSRSGSCSLEAAVSMREETRARVGARRLRQREHDARGGVSCARSKHFEWNRSSRARSLQFYAGRPGTRCEAEETPADEGSHSAEASRRRRQEDDHIWRIGDADACAWEPSSPTVAVRKGACLSRSRVDVAGTRPLSAAGLASARVCKDLQSFPEIENSHQREAGRPQKRRDTRGASPGHARLSSQVYVHGSPQAAAGRRRRPGTPTNIHARFVDGCSSRGVPSAPVYRDEETAHQAEHLEEDAGGELLVMHQEKERPVWMESLLSSEPSAPERPQANRREPRGRFLAAASSAPSLCSSFASSAPCTCASVAPVSHHHLLKGVSAPCISPDQTTTCSSSSLDPLSSLSCSSFSFVSAYSAASSGCRCRRGSPSEQLCGGAPSPHGSACASPCPYSSAFLSSPPSLQSPCCISSSFQSLKPPSAQAACAVCLPSLASSRHGYAVPERGRAVAASPCCAATPPFLSASLPASTSAAQAVCASASSALSFSFAASPSCAATATDASAAVPSALSFSFSSSVCLAAAVSPPVAEEPNQRESASGCGVPPQASSLSLPSVRARNPSSETAVSSCGFPLARGVDGVSRDAENDDLQAQLDRIQQKAAVSKKRDRVVPSDGQPEAGQDGEEEGGVQEGERESECRQRGIVKREDAIHVAGREARPSLLASCVVPVEQVEALAAVAKVEARGSHVVFCEEGSESCEVGGACHMNERKAKAAQTRAHAEKPKDEASPFFLQSDRSRALLARRTTSASAETSEGKSLCSESESEPDSAETEDESLSEEELELEGFCLSELLGRGAAGKRRWKKLARQGERRDSFSRCSFLSSENELSFSLSSSSPCLSLASSPPCSPSSALANTAAAETAAASRSPPAPSAADLLAAHARAASPRRRRKAGAAGVPASVRRTLAVRRELRDAALQGSLRLLQTLSLAPCAREKEFPGGEGGGTESACGKTGGEGARRSAEAAADGELSAAQARPGEQETENRGHGDGAASPGEVDRAWIQATVDFWEVAEAEAVLSALSARQNARRAPPAVK
- a CDS encoding hypothetical protein (encoded by transcript BESB_077210), translated to MVDYSKWDKMEVSSSEDEEASPSRPRVRRFEEKQRVTLGPEGLSIEGQEETRPPRKKLEELDYDDEDIDLEGDTAAEEAFEDAHEWPRCGHLPQSPSGSSTHDARAGIGLAPAPAAEPAGAGSSASAARAAQRRDETLLIENGGVVEGRYFWSQTRHEVVVDVLLPKGARGKDLKVELRTDSCCCTYKGTAVLSGAFPHTIEEDEDMWFWELVEKKINWKRLARLAEKVNSGRDAEGRQGDSKPADAKDSEDGRQQEGAEKSEGKPEDEGEDEVAPFLELSLRKKPEVAGTYVWWNCVVKGDPCVDVEKLPGRAAKETTTQSFKEAWEKAHQMFLEKLKNERREPMEI